The following coding sequences are from one Primulina eburnea isolate SZY01 chromosome 15, ASM2296580v1, whole genome shotgun sequence window:
- the LOC140815192 gene encoding F-box/kelch-repeat protein At3g06240-like: protein MVDPRLSEDVFIEILIRLPVKSIVKLRCVSKTWRDLIRSPIFIQRYQNRERKQSVLLVKRYTTRQYEDEAILSFHNPDFPELLVSPYLSIPVLKDIDFPKIIYSDVQRYSDVQIYGPCNGLVCIPVDNIIFLCNPALREFKPLPPPNIPCPNGYQIWAFEFGFGFDPNTSSYKVMQISQIGADNYEDFHLKLDHYERFDLYNSTSNSWKHIDEKLPMITCLPSFQTLFGGAFHWYAWKDINDYPYILCFDIRTEAFQLLDFPDDFPEAEYLSSLTVLNENLALIGIQRWRGEPEPSQIIEIWVMKQYGVKESWTKQFVIGPYMDCCPFLLLNDEWLLVESDNGRLGLCALHENKFKGLPFYGFRLSFRAMVYEESLISLNDIISSDCENE from the coding sequence ATGGTGGATCCACGACTGTCAGAGGATGTATTCATTGAAATTTTGATACGTCTCCCGGTGAAATCTATAGTAAAACTCAGGTGCGTTTCAAAAACATggcgtgatttgattagaagtCCAATATTCATCCAAAGATATCAAAACCGTGAGAGAAAACAGAGTGTGTTGCTTGTGAAACGCTATACGACACGACAATATGAAGACGAGGCGATACTCTCTTTTCACAATCCAGATTTCCCCGAATTATTGGTATCACCCTATCTATCCATTCCCGTTTTGAAAGATATAGACTTCCCTAAAATCATTTATTCCGATGTCCAAAGATATTCGGATGTCCAAATATATGGTCCTTGCAATGGGCTCGTTTGCATCCCAGTTGATAATATCATTTTCTTATGCAATCCGGCGTTGCGAGAATTCAAGCCGCTTCCCCCTCCGAACATTCCCTGTCCAAATGGTTATCAAATATGGGCTTTTGAATTTGGATTTGGGTTTGACCCAAACACTAGCTCTTACAAGGTAATGCAAATTTCGCAAATCGGTGCAGACAACTACGAAGATTTCCATCTCAAACTGGATCATTACGAGAGGTTTGATTTATACAATTCAACCTCCAATTCATGGAAGCATATAGATGAAAAACTGCCTATGATTACTTGTTTACCTTCTTTTCAAACTTTGTTTGGTGGGGCTTTTCACTGGTACGCATGGAAAGATATTAATGATTATCCATACATTCTTTGCTTTGACATAAGAACGGAGGCTTTTCAATTGTTAGACTTTCCTGATGATTTCCCCGAAGCAGAATACCTCTCGAGCCTGACGGTGTTAAATGAGAATCTGGCATTGATTGGAATTCAACGATGGAGAGGAGAACCCGAACCAAGTCAGATAATAGAGATTTGGGTGATGAAGCAATACGGGGTGAAAGAATCATGGACGAAGCAGTTTGTGATCGGCCCTTACATGGATTGTTGCCCTTTTTTGCTTTTGAACGATGAGTGGTTGCTGGTTGAATCCGACAACGGCCGATTGGGCCTTTGTGCACTTCATGAAAACAAGTTCAAGGGATTACCATTCTACGGATTTCGTTTGTCCTTCCGTGCTATGGTTTATGAGGAGAGTCTGATTAGTTTAAATGACATCATATCAAGTGATTGTGAAAATGAGTaa